One Parasphingorhabdus cellanae genomic region harbors:
- the ndk gene encoding nucleoside-diphosphate kinase, whose product MAGTRTFSIIKPDATKRNLTGAVTKMLEEAGLRVIASKRIHMTRDQAEGFYAVHKERPFFGELVDFMISGPVVVQVLEGENAMQRNRDIMGATNPADAAPGTIRKELAESIEANTVHGSDSDENAAIEIAYFFNEDEIVG is encoded by the coding sequence ATGGCCGGTACACGGACCTTTTCGATCATTAAACCAGACGCAACCAAGCGTAACTTGACCGGTGCAGTCACCAAAATGCTTGAGGAAGCTGGCCTACGCGTTATTGCTTCCAAACGCATCCATATGACCCGCGATCAGGCAGAAGGTTTTTATGCCGTCCATAAAGAGCGGCCGTTCTTTGGCGAACTGGTTGATTTCATGATCAGTGGCCCGGTCGTCGTTCAGGTTCTCGAAGGCGAAAACGCTATGCAGCGTAACCGTGATATTATGGGTGCAACTAACCCTGCAGACGCAGCGCCTGGCACTATCCGGAAAGAATTGGCTGAAAGCATCGAAGCCAATACAGTTCATGGTTCTGATAGCGATGAAAATGCAGCGATTGAAATCGCCTATTTCTTCAATGAAGATGAAATCGTCGGATAA
- a CDS encoding DNA polymerase III subunit chi, translating to MQVDFYHLTRDPAEKLVPVLAQKTLDGGQRMLLVSNFVGQLEKLSHALWQAGPTSFLAHGLAGNGHDEAQPVLISGKCEATNGARFVALTDGEWRDEALGFDRAFYLFTADQIDSARTVWRALSSKDDVTPRYWKQDGGRWVEGP from the coding sequence GTGCAGGTCGACTTTTATCATTTGACCCGGGATCCGGCGGAAAAACTGGTGCCGGTCTTGGCCCAAAAAACGTTAGATGGCGGGCAAAGAATGTTGCTGGTGTCCAACTTTGTCGGGCAGCTGGAAAAACTCAGTCATGCTTTGTGGCAGGCTGGACCGACTAGCTTTTTGGCCCACGGTTTGGCGGGAAACGGACATGATGAAGCACAGCCTGTGTTAATTTCCGGAAAATGCGAAGCCACCAATGGAGCGCGATTTGTCGCGCTAACCGATGGCGAATGGCGTGACGAAGCCCTGGGTTTCGATCGGGCCTTTTATCTTTTTACAGCTGACCAGATCGATAGTGCAAGAACAGTTTGGCGTGCTTTATCTTCCAAAGACGATGTGACGCCGCGCTATTGGAAACAAGATGGCGGCAGATGGGTCGAAGGGCCGTAG
- a CDS encoding leucyl aminopeptidase, with amino-acid sequence MKFTFAANPSSTPDAIAYAVGKDALDNAEISVEQADMVRAAAKAGRFEGKTGQTFQTFVTEGDAVIQIILTGIGKGERKDCEAAGGAVVAKLIASGVKHLAINGAGLEQDQLARLLFGAKLRSWRIDKYRTTMPENTKQTLEAITVLDTDMESAQAWLDLSAVADGVALTRELVSEPANVIYPESFVARCEELQDMGVEFTVLGQEEMEKLGMGALLGVSQGSVRPPRMLAMRWDGTNGAQKKPLALVGKGVTFDTGGISLKPPGGMEDMKWDMGGAGAVAGTMKALAGRKAKAHVVGVCGLVENMPDGKAQRPGDVVTSMSGQTIEVINTDAEGRLVLCDALHWTQETFEPEVVVNLATLTGAIIVSLGNEHAGCFSNDDGLSDNLLAAGSTAGDPLWRFPLTAAYDKQINSPIADMKNVGGKGAGSITAGQFLKRFIKDGVKWAHLDIAGMVWADKPGPVWDKGATGFGVRLLDQYVADNFEQ; translated from the coding sequence ATGAAATTCACATTTGCTGCTAACCCGTCTTCCACGCCAGATGCGATTGCTTATGCCGTTGGCAAAGATGCGCTGGATAATGCGGAAATATCGGTCGAACAGGCAGATATGGTGCGTGCTGCCGCAAAAGCAGGGCGATTTGAGGGCAAGACTGGACAGACGTTCCAGACATTTGTGACCGAGGGTGATGCAGTTATTCAGATCATTTTGACCGGTATTGGTAAGGGTGAGCGTAAAGACTGTGAAGCCGCTGGTGGAGCAGTTGTTGCCAAACTGATTGCATCAGGCGTGAAACATCTCGCCATAAACGGAGCCGGATTAGAGCAGGATCAATTGGCGCGTCTGTTGTTTGGTGCAAAACTGCGCAGCTGGAGAATCGATAAATATCGCACCACCATGCCGGAAAACACCAAACAGACGCTAGAGGCCATCACAGTGCTCGATACCGATATGGAATCGGCGCAGGCTTGGCTGGATCTTTCGGCGGTGGCCGACGGTGTGGCGCTGACCCGCGAGCTGGTATCCGAACCTGCGAATGTAATATATCCGGAAAGCTTCGTAGCGCGCTGTGAAGAGCTTCAGGATATGGGCGTAGAATTCACAGTGCTTGGGCAGGAGGAAATGGAGAAGCTGGGCATGGGTGCGCTTTTGGGCGTATCACAAGGCTCGGTTCGTCCGCCACGTATGCTCGCTATGCGCTGGGACGGCACCAACGGTGCCCAGAAAAAGCCGCTCGCGCTGGTCGGTAAGGGTGTGACCTTTGACACTGGCGGTATCTCGCTGAAACCGCCGGGTGGTATGGAAGATATGAAATGGGATATGGGCGGCGCTGGAGCGGTTGCCGGCACGATGAAGGCGCTTGCTGGTCGAAAGGCCAAGGCGCATGTCGTTGGTGTCTGTGGGTTGGTTGAGAATATGCCGGATGGTAAAGCTCAGCGTCCTGGCGATGTCGTGACCAGCATGAGCGGTCAGACCATCGAGGTGATCAATACCGACGCCGAAGGGCGGCTGGTGCTATGTGATGCGTTACATTGGACTCAGGAGACTTTTGAACCGGAAGTTGTCGTCAATCTGGCAACGCTAACCGGAGCGATTATCGTATCACTGGGCAATGAACATGCCGGTTGTTTCAGCAATGATGATGGCTTGTCCGACAATCTGTTGGCCGCCGGTAGCACCGCTGGCGATCCGCTGTGGCGGTTCCCGCTGACCGCTGCCTATGATAAGCAGATTAACTCGCCAATTGCGGACATGAAAAATGTTGGTGGCAAGGGCGCAGGATCAATTACCGCAGGACAATTCCTGAAAAGATTCATCAAAGACGGTGTCAAATGGGCGCATCTCGATATTGCCGGCATGGTTTGGGCAGACAAGCCTGGTCCGGTTTGGGACAAGGGGGCCACGGGCTTTGGCGTGCGCTTGCTGGATCAATATGTTGCCGATAATTTTGAGCAATAG
- a CDS encoding LPS-assembly protein LptD encodes MKSSIALITLAIPLAYPQVAIAQTGESEPKPVAETPSQKSDEIEFSADSVDYDFENDIVTATGDVILDREGYKLRSDEVIWNRKTGIVEARGNIRSTSPDGDTAYGDSIVLTDTLRDGIVDNLLLVLEDGSRLAARKGERFSDGSLALDNAAYTACAVTTEDGCPKNPSWEIKAVKVRYDPIKKRVSYDGARIEIFGLPVIPLPGLSHPVSDENRSGILVPNLRFDSTNGVAVSVPYYFNLAPNQDATVTTQVFTEVAPLISGTFRNLDDKGAFQMTGYATYSSRIPTGAGGPLPDSEKGFRGYFETSGRFILDENWTISQSARIASDRTFLRRYDISDDDSLRSTINVERIDDSSYFSLAGWAFQTLRAGDPQNRVPIALPVIDYRKRFGETLLGGQTQIQLNSLAIGRTEGQDTQRAFASARWDLRKLTTMGQEITLTGFARGDVYNSEDNALNETAIYRGESGWQTRGIVTAAVDVKWPFVGQVFGGTQTLTPRFQVVATPAISNLDLPNEDSRSVDLEDTNLFALNRFPGYDRYEDNVRATYGLEWSLSRPNLSINAVVGQSYRLANNSNIVPEGTGLSERFSDIVGRTEVRFKDIVKFTHRYRLDKDSAAIRRNEIDATVGSKNTYAQIGYLRLNRNIGAGVEDLSDREEVRIGGRYQIDNYWSVFGSAIIDLTDAREDPTSSADGFEPVRHRIGVAYDDGCLSLGVTWRYDYDDTGDDQRGSTFLFRLALRNLGV; translated from the coding sequence ATGAAATCTTCAATCGCATTGATTACTTTGGCTATTCCCTTGGCTTATCCTCAGGTTGCTATCGCCCAGACAGGAGAAAGCGAGCCTAAACCGGTTGCGGAAACACCTTCGCAAAAATCGGATGAAATCGAATTTAGCGCGGATTCGGTCGATTATGACTTTGAGAATGATATTGTCACCGCCACAGGCGACGTCATACTGGATCGCGAAGGTTATAAGCTCCGTTCAGATGAAGTCATATGGAACCGAAAAACCGGTATTGTGGAGGCAAGGGGAAATATCCGGTCCACCAGCCCCGACGGCGATACGGCTTATGGCGACAGCATTGTCCTGACCGACACTCTACGCGACGGCATTGTCGATAATTTACTTTTGGTATTGGAAGACGGTAGCCGCCTGGCTGCGCGCAAAGGGGAACGGTTTTCTGATGGATCGCTTGCGCTCGACAATGCAGCATATACCGCCTGCGCAGTTACAACAGAAGATGGATGTCCGAAAAATCCAAGCTGGGAGATCAAAGCGGTCAAGGTCCGCTATGATCCGATCAAGAAGCGCGTCAGCTATGATGGCGCGCGAATTGAAATCTTTGGACTGCCGGTCATTCCTTTGCCCGGGCTTTCTCATCCGGTCAGCGATGAGAATCGTAGCGGGATTTTGGTTCCAAATCTCAGGTTTGATTCCACAAATGGGGTTGCCGTATCCGTACCCTATTATTTCAATCTAGCACCCAATCAAGATGCTACGGTAACAACACAGGTTTTCACCGAAGTAGCCCCATTAATAAGCGGAACATTCCGAAACCTTGATGACAAGGGCGCATTTCAGATGACTGGCTATGCGACCTATAGCTCGCGTATCCCAACTGGCGCTGGCGGTCCGTTACCGGATTCAGAAAAGGGTTTTCGAGGATATTTTGAGACAAGTGGCCGCTTCATACTTGATGAAAACTGGACAATATCGCAATCGGCCCGGATTGCTTCTGACCGGACGTTCTTGCGCCGATATGATATCAGCGATGATGATAGCTTGCGCTCAACAATCAATGTCGAACGGATCGATGATAGTAGTTATTTTTCTTTAGCAGGCTGGGCCTTTCAAACATTGCGCGCCGGTGACCCCCAAAACCGGGTACCCATCGCGCTGCCAGTGATAGATTATCGAAAGCGTTTTGGAGAAACACTATTGGGCGGCCAGACCCAGATCCAGCTAAACAGCCTCGCGATTGGGCGAACGGAAGGTCAGGACACACAACGTGCCTTTGCTTCCGCACGCTGGGATTTACGTAAACTGACGACCATGGGCCAGGAAATTACATTAACCGGCTTCGCCCGCGGCGACGTTTACAACAGCGAAGACAACGCGCTCAACGAAACCGCCATTTATCGCGGCGAATCCGGTTGGCAAACTCGTGGTATCGTAACCGCTGCTGTTGACGTGAAATGGCCTTTCGTGGGCCAAGTATTTGGCGGCACCCAAACCCTGACGCCACGTTTTCAGGTTGTGGCAACGCCGGCGATATCAAATCTCGACTTACCGAATGAAGACTCTCGCTCGGTTGATCTGGAGGACACCAATCTTTTCGCGCTGAACCGCTTCCCTGGATATGATCGCTATGAAGACAATGTTCGCGCCACATACGGGCTAGAATGGAGCCTCAGTCGGCCCAATTTGAGCATAAATGCGGTTGTCGGGCAAAGCTATCGACTGGCTAATAATAGCAATATTGTGCCTGAAGGGACCGGATTATCCGAGCGATTTTCCGATATCGTTGGCCGAACAGAAGTCCGGTTTAAAGACATTGTGAAATTCACCCACAGATACCGGCTTGATAAAGACAGCGCTGCTATCAGACGCAATGAAATTGATGCGACGGTCGGATCAAAAAATACCTATGCGCAAATCGGTTATTTGCGGCTAAACCGCAATATCGGGGCGGGTGTTGAAGATCTAAGCGATCGTGAAGAGGTGCGCATCGGCGGGCGCTATCAGATTGACAACTATTGGTCGGTTTTTGGGTCCGCGATTATTGACCTTACCGATGCGCGCGAGGATCCTACCTCTTCCGCAGATGGATTTGAGCCTGTCCGGCATCGTATCGGCGTTGCATATGATGATGGCTGTCTATCTCTTGGTGTGACATGGCGCTATGATTACGACGATACCGGCGATGACCAGCGCGGCAGTACTTTTCTGTTCCGACTGGCCTTACGCAATTTGGGTGTGTAA
- a CDS encoding peptidylprolyl isomerase, with amino-acid sequence MRTKFSGNSAKLAIVTSAILLAATPSSSQTVSDASVPQTGLDIPEELTIFGQNDPNVRRATALVNGDIITGTDVDHRLALIVAANGGQVSKEERERLRTQVLSNLIDETLQIQEAEANEIVISNGEIEQTFNQVAQQNFKQDVSAFDAFLRTKGSSTDTLKRQIKGELAWSRLLRRNIQPFINVGDEEVNAIIERLNASKGTTEYRIGEIYMSAAPEAAEQVAVNMRKILDQIRQGGSFVAYARQFSEASTAATGGDLGWVRPAQLPQSLADAAIQMQVGQVVGPIEVPGGFSILYLIDQRQILTADPRNAVLSLKQLSISFSPGTTEAQATTKAAQFATATQNIKGCGAANEVAASIGAQIVDNDQVRLRDLPGPLQNTVAQLPIGQASQPFGSVTDGVRVLILCGRDNPQSAAAPSFDQIMSQLENERVNKRAQIYLRDLRRDAIIDYN; translated from the coding sequence ATGCGTACCAAATTTTCAGGTAATAGCGCGAAGTTAGCGATTGTTACCTCCGCGATTTTATTGGCAGCAACGCCTTCGTCTAGCCAGACAGTTTCCGATGCTAGTGTCCCACAGACAGGATTGGATATTCCTGAGGAGTTGACCATTTTTGGTCAGAATGATCCCAATGTCCGCCGGGCAACGGCTCTTGTTAATGGCGATATTATTACCGGCACGGATGTTGACCATCGGCTCGCCCTGATTGTCGCCGCAAATGGCGGTCAGGTCTCGAAAGAAGAACGAGAGCGCCTTCGGACTCAGGTTTTGAGCAATTTGATCGATGAAACTCTGCAGATTCAGGAAGCAGAAGCGAATGAAATCGTGATTTCTAATGGAGAAATCGAGCAAACTTTCAATCAAGTCGCCCAACAGAATTTCAAACAAGATGTCAGTGCATTCGATGCATTTTTGCGCACGAAGGGATCTTCGACAGATACGCTTAAACGTCAGATTAAGGGAGAACTTGCTTGGAGTCGCTTGCTTCGTCGTAATATTCAGCCTTTCATCAATGTCGGTGATGAAGAAGTGAATGCCATTATCGAACGCCTTAATGCATCAAAAGGTACGACGGAATATCGCATTGGTGAAATTTATATGTCTGCAGCTCCAGAAGCAGCAGAGCAGGTTGCCGTGAATATGCGCAAGATATTGGACCAAATCCGTCAGGGTGGTTCATTTGTCGCCTATGCACGCCAGTTTTCGGAAGCATCAACAGCCGCAACCGGCGGTGATCTTGGTTGGGTGCGCCCCGCCCAATTGCCACAATCGCTGGCTGACGCGGCCATACAAATGCAAGTTGGTCAGGTCGTCGGGCCGATTGAGGTTCCAGGTGGATTTTCGATCCTATATCTGATTGATCAACGTCAGATCTTGACCGCCGATCCGCGCAATGCTGTTTTGAGCCTGAAACAATTGTCCATCAGTTTCTCGCCAGGAACAACCGAGGCACAAGCAACGACAAAGGCGGCGCAATTTGCGACGGCAACACAAAACATCAAAGGATGTGGTGCAGCCAATGAAGTTGCCGCATCAATCGGCGCACAGATCGTTGATAATGATCAGGTTCGGTTAAGAGATCTTCCCGGACCGCTTCAGAATACAGTTGCCCAACTCCCCATCGGACAGGCAAGCCAACCTTTCGGTTCAGTTACCGATGGCGTACGCGTGTTGATCCTTTGTGGCCGAGACAATCCACAATCCGCGGCAGCGCCTTCATTCGATCAGATCATGTCGCAACTGGAAAATGAACGGGTAAATAAACGCGCTCAAATCTATCTGCGCGATCTTCGTCGTGATGCTATAATTGATTATAACTGA
- the pdxA gene encoding 4-hydroxythreonine-4-phosphate dehydrogenase PdxA yields MSGVEKPFVISCGDPAGVGPEIICKTWLERKNFNSRPFFVAGNFADFDDVYNIPVVKISEPAEATFAFDKALPVLHIYDGDITRLGEPTLDGAQCALHALEIASGLARSGDTGAVITAPVSKSQLYRVGFRYPGQTEFVSERCGIARENAVMMLGGPSLRVIPMTTHIPLKDVPSQLTHDLIVARTKSAAKAMTRNFGIENPRIAIAGLNPHAGENGNLGDEEKLVMQPAIDALLALGLNIRGPLPADTMFHEEARSQYDIALCPYHDQALIPLKTLHFFDGVNMTLGLPIVRTSPDHGTAFDIAGKNIADPRSMIAAIEMAATAVSNREKYDN; encoded by the coding sequence ATGTCGGGGGTAGAGAAACCCTTTGTTATTTCTTGCGGTGATCCTGCCGGAGTGGGACCCGAAATTATCTGCAAAACCTGGCTTGAACGGAAAAACTTCAATTCGAGGCCATTTTTCGTGGCAGGTAATTTTGCCGACTTTGATGACGTTTACAATATACCTGTGGTCAAAATTTCAGAGCCTGCGGAAGCCACTTTTGCCTTTGATAAGGCCCTTCCCGTTTTGCATATTTACGATGGTGACATAACCCGTCTCGGCGAGCCGACGTTAGATGGCGCGCAATGTGCTTTGCATGCTTTGGAAATTGCTTCTGGTTTAGCCCGCTCCGGAGATACCGGGGCCGTGATCACCGCACCTGTTTCCAAATCGCAACTCTACAGGGTCGGCTTCCGTTATCCGGGACAAACTGAATTTGTTTCTGAAAGATGTGGAATAGCGCGCGAAAATGCAGTCATGATGCTGGGTGGGCCATCGCTCCGCGTCATTCCAATGACAACACATATTCCATTGAAAGACGTTCCCAGCCAGCTGACTCATGATCTGATAGTAGCCCGTACAAAGTCGGCTGCCAAGGCGATGACACGCAATTTCGGAATAGAAAATCCCCGTATTGCTATTGCAGGCCTCAATCCACACGCCGGCGAAAATGGCAATCTGGGTGATGAAGAAAAACTGGTAATGCAGCCGGCAATTGACGCGCTGCTTGCGCTAGGATTGAATATAAGGGGTCCGCTCCCAGCCGACACCATGTTTCATGAAGAGGCAAGATCGCAATATGATATTGCCCTCTGCCCTTATCATGACCAAGCCTTGATACCTTTGAAGACACTGCATTTTTTTGACGGCGTCAATATGACACTGGGACTGCCTATCGTTCGCACATCGCCCGATCACGGTACCGCGTTTGATATTGCCGGCAAGAATATTGCTGACCCCAGATCGATGATTGCTGCGATTGAGATGGCGGCAACCGCTGTATCCAATCGCGAAAAATACGACAATTGA
- the rsmA gene encoding 16S rRNA (adenine(1518)-N(6)/adenine(1519)-N(6))-dimethyltransferase RsmA, translating to MIKKYGLTANKALGQNFLLDTQLLSRIAAVPGDLTNSSVFEVGPGPGGLTQALLQAGASVTAVERDERCLPALADLEDYFPGQLKIINDDALKIDLSQQFKMPFHIVSNLPYNIGSALLIKWLSNSKWPPAWQSLTLMFQREVADRIVAKEGSSAYGRLSILAQWRCDAKLAMSVHRSAFTPPPKVMSAIVHLTPKTQPEGVDPEILAKLTQTTFSQRRKMLRQSLKGLPGGLEALANAGIDGARRPETVSVEEFVALARFLSD from the coding sequence GTGATCAAAAAATACGGATTGACCGCTAACAAGGCGCTTGGTCAGAATTTTCTGCTCGACACTCAGTTGCTGTCCCGTATTGCTGCCGTTCCAGGGGATTTGACCAACAGTTCGGTTTTTGAGGTAGGTCCCGGTCCTGGCGGACTGACGCAAGCTTTGCTGCAAGCCGGTGCAAGTGTCACAGCAGTGGAGCGGGATGAGCGATGCCTGCCTGCGCTGGCTGATCTGGAGGACTATTTTCCTGGGCAGCTCAAAATTATCAATGACGACGCCTTGAAAATCGACCTTTCACAACAGTTCAAGATGCCTTTTCACATCGTCTCCAATCTCCCGTATAATATTGGGTCTGCGCTGTTGATCAAATGGCTCTCCAACTCCAAATGGCCGCCAGCTTGGCAATCGCTGACCCTCATGTTTCAGCGCGAAGTCGCGGACCGGATCGTCGCCAAAGAAGGCTCCAGTGCTTACGGGCGACTATCGATATTGGCGCAATGGCGCTGTGATGCGAAGCTTGCCATGTCGGTCCACCGCTCCGCCTTTACACCGCCTCCAAAGGTGATGTCTGCGATTGTGCATTTGACGCCCAAGACTCAGCCGGAGGGTGTTGATCCCGAGATACTGGCAAAACTAACCCAGACCACGTTCAGCCAGCGCCGCAAAATGTTGCGGCAGAGTCTGAAAGGCCTGCCCGGCGGATTAGAGGCTTTGGCCAATGCCGGGATTGATGGCGCCCGCCGCCCAGAAACCGTGAGTGTCGAAGAGTTTGTAGCGCTGGCGCGCTTTCTGTCTGACTAG
- a CDS encoding malate synthase G — MSEYVSQNGIQIAPLLFDFINDRVLPGTGVDQDQFWSGFADLLGQFAPRNAELLAKREKLQSQIDDWHQANNGKPIDQAAYQAFLKEIGYLVDEPAPFAITTENVDPEIATMAGPQLVVPSLNDRFVLNAANARWGSLYDAFYGTDALDAASAQPGGYDPVRGAAVIKAAKAFLDETFPLTSGSWNDYRGGVPALAAPAQFAGRNGDSLLLKHNGLHVEVVINANHPIGKDDPAHIADVLMEAALTTVIDMEDSVAAVDAEDKVLAYTNWLGLMRGDLAAKFMKGGKEAERRANPDRNYVDQDGNSFTLPGRSLMFVRNVGHLMTNPAVLLSDGSEAPEGLLDGVFTSLIAMHDLQGLGDLRNSKTGSIYIVKPKMHGPEECTLTNDLFDAVEDLLGLARNTIKVGVMDEERRTSANLAACIHAVKDRIVFINTGFLDRTGDEIHTSMQGGAMVAKADMKSSDWIQSYEARNVAIGLACGMSGKAQIGKGMWAAPDMMADMMEQKIGHPMTGANTAWVPSPTAATLHAIHYHRLDVFARQKEVAGEGIPALDKLLTIPLAEGHNWSADEIERELDNNAQGILGYVVRWVDQGIGCSKVPDIHDVGLMEDRATLRISSQHMANWMLHGVCSAEQVDAALLRMAAKVDGQNAGDPLYRPMADDPKASLAFQAARDLVFKGVEQPSGYTEPLLHAYRLKLKAAG, encoded by the coding sequence ATGTCCGAATATGTCAGTCAAAACGGTATCCAGATTGCTCCGTTGTTATTTGATTTTATCAACGACCGCGTTTTGCCGGGAACCGGTGTAGATCAAGATCAATTCTGGTCAGGCTTTGCGGACCTTTTGGGTCAGTTTGCGCCGCGTAATGCTGAACTGCTCGCCAAGCGGGAGAAGCTGCAATCGCAAATTGATGACTGGCATCAGGCTAATAACGGCAAGCCTATTGATCAGGCGGCCTATCAAGCGTTCCTGAAAGAAATTGGCTATCTGGTCGATGAGCCAGCGCCCTTTGCCATCACTACCGAAAATGTCGATCCAGAAATCGCGACCATGGCGGGACCGCAACTGGTGGTACCATCACTCAATGATCGTTTCGTTCTGAACGCTGCCAATGCGCGCTGGGGCAGCCTTTATGATGCGTTTTACGGTACAGATGCTCTGGACGCGGCGTCGGCTCAGCCCGGAGGCTATGATCCGGTGCGCGGTGCTGCGGTAATCAAAGCGGCCAAGGCGTTTCTGGATGAGACTTTCCCCTTAACGTCAGGATCTTGGAACGATTATCGCGGCGGTGTGCCCGCTTTGGCCGCTCCCGCGCAATTTGCTGGCCGCAACGGTGATTCTCTGCTGCTCAAGCATAATGGCCTGCATGTTGAAGTGGTGATCAACGCCAATCATCCCATCGGTAAGGATGATCCTGCCCATATTGCTGATGTGTTGATGGAAGCGGCGCTGACCACGGTTATAGACATGGAAGACTCGGTTGCTGCGGTCGATGCCGAAGATAAGGTGCTGGCCTACACCAACTGGCTAGGTCTTATGCGCGGTGATCTCGCGGCCAAATTTATGAAAGGCGGCAAGGAAGCCGAACGCCGCGCAAACCCGGATCGCAATTATGTGGATCAGGACGGTAATAGTTTCACATTGCCGGGCCGAAGCCTGATGTTCGTCCGCAATGTTGGCCATTTGATGACTAATCCAGCAGTGTTGCTAAGCGACGGGTCCGAAGCGCCCGAAGGCCTGCTCGACGGCGTATTTACCAGCCTGATTGCGATGCATGACCTTCAAGGTCTGGGCGATCTACGGAACAGCAAGACTGGGTCCATCTACATCGTGAAACCAAAAATGCACGGGCCGGAAGAATGCACCCTGACCAATGACCTGTTCGATGCGGTCGAAGATCTTCTGGGTCTGGCGCGTAATACGATCAAAGTCGGCGTCATGGACGAAGAGCGCCGGACATCTGCCAACCTGGCGGCCTGTATCCACGCCGTGAAAGACCGGATTGTGTTTATCAACACCGGCTTCCTCGACCGTACGGGCGACGAAATTCATACCAGTATGCAAGGCGGAGCGATGGTTGCGAAAGCCGATATGAAATCCAGCGACTGGATTCAATCCTATGAGGCGCGCAATGTCGCGATCGGTTTGGCTTGCGGTATGTCTGGCAAGGCACAAATCGGTAAGGGCATGTGGGCAGCGCCAGATATGATGGCGGATATGATGGAGCAGAAAATCGGCCATCCGATGACGGGCGCCAATACCGCATGGGTGCCAAGCCCGACAGCGGCGACGCTGCATGCGATCCACTATCACCGGCTGGATGTGTTCGCGCGCCAGAAAGAGGTCGCTGGTGAGGGCATTCCGGCGCTCGATAAATTGCTGACCATTCCCTTAGCGGAAGGCCATAACTGGTCAGCCGACGAAATTGAGCGCGAGCTCGATAACAATGCGCAGGGTATATTGGGCTATGTGGTGCGTTGGGTCGATCAGGGTATAGGCTGTTCCAAAGTGCCTGATATCCACGATGTCGGCTTGATGGAGGACCGGGCGACCTTACGGATTTCTTCGCAGCATATGGCCAACTGGATGCTGCATGGTGTGTGTTCGGCGGAGCAGGTCGATGCGGCCTTGCTGCGCATGGCGGCGAAGGTCGATGGGCAGAATGCCGGTGATCCTTTATATCGCCCGATGGCTGATGATCCGAAGGCCAGTCTGGCGTTTCAGGCCGCGCGCGATCTGGTGTTCAAAGGCGTCGAGCAGCCAAGTGGCTATACCGAGCCGCTATTGCATGCTTATCGATTGAAACTGAAGGCCGCAGGCTAG